In Rhodothermus marinus DSM 4252, a single genomic region encodes these proteins:
- a CDS encoding HypC/HybG/HupF family hydrogenase formation chaperone, protein MCLAVPGKIVAILDEDPLTRRGKVDFGGIQKEVNLAFVPEARVGDYVMVHVGIAISVVDEAEAHRVFEYLQQIDELEELNPPEAP, encoded by the coding sequence ATGTGCCTGGCCGTACCCGGTAAGATCGTCGCCATCCTGGACGAGGACCCGCTTACCCGACGCGGGAAGGTGGACTTCGGCGGCATCCAGAAGGAAGTCAACCTGGCGTTCGTCCCGGAAGCCCGCGTGGGCGACTACGTGATGGTGCACGTGGGCATCGCCATCAGCGTGGTGGACGAAGCCGAAGCGCACCGCGTCTTCGAGTACCTGCAGCAGATCGACGAACTGGAAGAACTCAATCCGCCCGAGGCGCCATGA
- a CDS encoding glycoside hydrolase family 27 protein, translated as MRRLLLSLASLLVASVVFGQKFEQLARTPPMGWNSWNHFGCNINEQIVREVAQAMVRSGMRDAGYEYVIIDDCWQGERDSLGFIQPDPERFPSGMKALADYIHSLGLKFGIYSDAGDRTCAGRPGSRGHEYQDALTYARWGVDYLKYDWCHTENLNPIGAYTTMRDALYAAGRPVVFSICEWGTNEPWKWGRTIGHLWRTTGDITNCWDCIIDHGTWKSWGILQILDKQDGLRIYAGPGHWNDPDMLEVGNGMRVSEDRAHFSMWAMLAAPLIAGNDIRHMSEATREILTNREVIAVDQDTLGIQGFPYRREAGVEIWFRPLAGGDWAMAILNRTETPRTVTFNFREEYIFDDFSKRGTFFDRITYRLRDLWAHRDIGTTETPLTVEVPGHDVVMLRLIAPKP; from the coding sequence ATGCGACGACTGCTGTTGAGTCTGGCAAGCCTGCTGGTGGCCAGCGTGGTGTTCGGTCAGAAATTCGAGCAACTGGCCCGAACGCCCCCGATGGGCTGGAACAGCTGGAATCACTTCGGCTGCAACATCAACGAGCAGATCGTGCGCGAGGTGGCCCAGGCCATGGTACGCTCGGGCATGCGCGATGCCGGCTACGAATACGTGATCATCGACGACTGCTGGCAGGGCGAACGCGACAGCCTGGGCTTCATCCAGCCCGATCCCGAGCGTTTCCCGTCGGGCATGAAGGCGCTGGCCGACTACATCCACAGTCTGGGCCTGAAGTTCGGTATCTATTCGGACGCCGGCGACCGCACCTGTGCCGGACGGCCCGGCAGCCGCGGCCACGAGTACCAGGATGCCCTGACCTACGCCCGCTGGGGCGTCGATTATCTGAAGTACGACTGGTGCCATACGGAGAACCTGAATCCTATTGGCGCCTACACCACGATGCGGGATGCGCTCTATGCGGCCGGGCGCCCCGTCGTCTTCAGCATCTGTGAGTGGGGCACAAACGAGCCCTGGAAGTGGGGCCGCACGATCGGCCACCTGTGGCGCACCACCGGCGACATCACCAACTGCTGGGACTGCATCATCGACCACGGCACCTGGAAGTCGTGGGGCATTCTACAGATTCTGGACAAGCAGGACGGCCTGCGCATCTATGCCGGTCCCGGCCACTGGAACGACCCCGACATGCTGGAGGTGGGCAACGGCATGCGCGTCAGCGAAGACCGCGCCCACTTCTCGATGTGGGCCATGCTGGCCGCTCCGCTCATCGCCGGCAACGACATCCGCCACATGTCGGAGGCCACCCGCGAAATCCTGACCAATCGGGAGGTGATCGCCGTCGATCAGGACACGCTGGGCATTCAGGGCTTTCCCTATCGGCGAGAGGCCGGCGTGGAGATCTGGTTCCGGCCGCTGGCCGGCGGCGACTGGGCGATGGCCATCCTGAACCGCACCGAAACGCCCCGCACCGTGACGTTCAACTTCCGGGAAGAATACATCTTCGATGACTTCTCGAAACGGGGTACCTTTTTCGACCGGATCACTTACCGACTGCGCGACCTGTGGGCGCACCGGGACATCGGCACCACCGAGACGCCGCTTACCGTCGAAGTCCCCGGCCACGATGTGGTCATGCTCCGGTTGATCGCTCCGAAGCCATAA
- a CDS encoding hydrogenase maturation nickel metallochaperone HypA codes for MHELSIARELVRLIEAEARRAGARRVRSARVVLGARSHVSAEILQFYVTHLLDPEGPAAGLVLTCERQPMRFRCGPCRIDYEPSETDWRCPRCGRIGELLETGDEVFLESLEIECAPQPNT; via the coding sequence ATGCATGAACTGAGCATAGCCCGCGAGCTGGTCCGGCTCATCGAGGCCGAGGCCCGACGTGCCGGAGCCCGGCGCGTCCGCTCGGCACGCGTGGTGCTGGGCGCCCGCTCGCACGTTTCGGCCGAGATCCTGCAGTTTTACGTAACGCACCTGCTCGATCCCGAGGGACCGGCCGCGGGGCTGGTGCTCACCTGCGAACGGCAACCCATGCGCTTTCGGTGCGGGCCCTGCCGGATCGACTACGAACCGTCCGAGACCGACTGGCGCTGCCCGCGGTGCGGCCGCATCGGCGAGCTGCTCGAAACGGGCGACGAAGTCTTCCTGGAAAGCCTAGAAATCGAATGCGCACCGCAACCGAACACCTGA
- the hypD gene encoding hydrogenase formation protein HypD: protein MKFIDEYRDREAALRYARLIAKITTRPWTIMEVCGGQTHAIVRFGVDELLPPGVTLVHGPGCPVCVTPVELIDKAIAIASMPGVIFCSFGDMLRVPGTQGDLFSVKARGGDVRIVYSPLDAVQLAARNPDREVVFFAVGFETTAPANALAVLQAHRMGLKNFSMLVAHVLVPPAMEAILQSPNNRVQGFLAAGHVCTVMGYREYEPIAKKYRVPIVVTGFEPLDLLQGLYMCIRQLEEGRYEVENQYTRSVRRQGNEAAQQHIREVFEIVPRKWRGIGELPQSGLGLRAPYQAYDAERKFGVVAHTAEEASECIAGEVLQGAKKPTECPAFGTRCTPEHPLGAPMVSSEGACAAYYRYRRFTEKQTATP from the coding sequence ATGAAATTCATCGACGAATACCGCGATCGCGAGGCCGCACTGCGCTACGCCCGGCTGATCGCGAAGATCACCACGCGGCCCTGGACGATCATGGAGGTTTGCGGCGGCCAGACGCACGCCATCGTGCGCTTCGGCGTCGACGAGTTGCTCCCGCCGGGCGTGACGCTCGTGCACGGCCCCGGCTGTCCGGTCTGCGTAACGCCTGTCGAACTGATCGACAAGGCCATCGCCATCGCGTCGATGCCCGGCGTGATTTTCTGCTCGTTCGGCGACATGCTCCGCGTGCCGGGTACGCAGGGCGATCTATTCTCGGTCAAAGCGCGCGGCGGCGACGTCCGGATCGTCTATTCGCCGCTCGACGCCGTGCAACTGGCCGCCCGCAACCCGGATCGGGAGGTGGTCTTTTTCGCCGTCGGTTTCGAGACGACGGCCCCGGCCAATGCGCTGGCCGTGCTACAGGCCCATCGCATGGGGCTGAAAAACTTTTCGATGCTGGTGGCGCACGTGCTCGTGCCGCCGGCCATGGAGGCCATTCTGCAATCTCCGAACAACCGCGTGCAGGGCTTTCTGGCGGCCGGCCATGTGTGTACGGTGATGGGTTACCGGGAGTACGAGCCCATTGCGAAAAAGTACCGGGTGCCGATCGTGGTGACGGGCTTTGAGCCACTCGACCTGCTGCAGGGTCTCTACATGTGCATCCGACAGCTCGAAGAAGGACGCTACGAGGTGGAGAACCAGTACACGCGCTCGGTGCGACGCCAGGGCAACGAAGCGGCTCAGCAGCATATCCGGGAGGTGTTCGAGATCGTGCCGCGCAAGTGGCGGGGCATCGGCGAGTTGCCTCAGAGCGGGCTGGGCCTGCGGGCGCCCTACCAGGCCTACGACGCCGAGCGCAAGTTCGGCGTGGTGGCACACACGGCCGAGGAAGCGTCGGAATGCATTGCCGGCGAGGTGCTGCAGGGTGCGAAAAAGCCGACCGAGTGCCCGGCCTTCGGGACGCGCTGCACGCCCGAGCATCCGCTGGGCGCCCCCATGGTGTCGTCCGAGGGTGCCTGCGCCGCCTACTACCGGTATCGTCGGTTCACCGAAAAACAGACGGCTACGCCATGA
- a CDS encoding helix-turn-helix domain-containing protein, with the protein MREISALLYGLGAAQALLLTGVLARRQRYPLGWLALLTGAFAVDLALAAAHVVGLVERWPHLLGVDFPVTLLYGPALYLYVRAMLTGRSARRSDGLHLVPFMLLVLGLLPFYLQSAEAKVQFLSRPDGFWSRMLRVLTAFKLAHASGYLLSTLYLLVRYRKRLQQLWLTVHRRWLRVLLLGGLALAGFGIGGYLLTAASLAPVGLDAGSIFDDLTLWALALFVCALSYAGLSLSPAFVPPAHPEKPRYARSGLDPEAIARIREQVLALMETEKLYRQPDLTLQALAERLGISPHNLSEVLNTVFGQSFYDFINGYRVREVQALLADPNRAHLTILALAMEAGFSSKSTFNAAFKKHTGLTPSAYRRRVLARKA; encoded by the coding sequence ATGCGCGAAATTTCGGCACTGCTTTACGGGCTGGGTGCCGCACAGGCGCTGCTGCTGACCGGCGTGCTGGCCCGTCGGCAGCGGTACCCGCTGGGGTGGCTGGCGCTGTTGACGGGCGCTTTCGCTGTGGATCTGGCCCTGGCGGCGGCACATGTCGTCGGGCTGGTGGAGCGATGGCCGCATCTGCTCGGTGTGGATTTTCCGGTTACGCTGCTTTACGGTCCGGCCCTTTATCTGTACGTGCGGGCTATGCTCACCGGGCGTTCCGCACGCCGTAGCGACGGGCTACATCTCGTTCCGTTCATGCTCCTGGTGCTGGGATTGCTTCCGTTCTACCTGCAGTCGGCCGAGGCGAAGGTGCAGTTTCTGTCCCGTCCGGATGGTTTCTGGTCACGCATGCTTCGCGTGCTGACCGCGTTTAAACTGGCACACGCGTCGGGCTATCTGCTGAGCACGCTTTATCTGCTTGTTCGATACCGAAAGCGTCTGCAGCAGCTCTGGCTTACGGTTCACCGTCGATGGCTCCGGGTGTTGCTGCTGGGAGGGCTGGCGCTGGCGGGCTTCGGGATTGGGGGTTATCTGCTGACGGCGGCTTCTCTGGCGCCGGTAGGGCTGGATGCGGGTTCTATTTTTGACGATCTGACCCTCTGGGCGCTGGCGTTGTTCGTCTGCGCGCTCAGTTACGCCGGGCTTTCCCTGTCGCCGGCTTTCGTCCCTCCGGCTCATCCCGAAAAGCCGCGTTACGCCCGTTCCGGTCTGGATCCGGAAGCCATCGCTCGTATTCGGGAGCAGGTGCTGGCCCTCATGGAAACGGAAAAGCTCTATCGCCAGCCGGATCTGACGCTGCAGGCACTGGCCGAGCGCCTGGGCATTTCGCCGCACAACCTGAGCGAGGTGCTGAACACGGTGTTCGGACAGAGTTTCTACGATTTCATCAACGGCTACCGCGTACGGGAAGTGCAGGCGCTGCTGGCCGATCCGAACCGGGCGCACCTGACCATCCTCGCCCTGGCCATGGAGGCCGGCTTTTCGTCGAAGTCCACCTTCAACGCGGCCTTCAAAAAACACACGGGCCTGACGCCTTCGGCCTACCGGCGACGTGTGCTGGCCCGCAAAGCCTGA
- the hypE gene encoding hydrogenase expression/formation protein HypE produces the protein MSDGNGFTPVCPLPIQEYPHVLLAHGGGGRLMHQLIDAIASTFASAELARRHDGAALRIGDMRLAFTTDAFVVQPLFFPGGDIGKLAVCGTVNDLAMCGARPLYLSVSFILEEGLSMETLGRVVASMQAAAHEAGVEIVTGDTKVVDRGKGDGIFISTAGIGVIEHDRPIGPEAVRPGDAVLLSGDIGRHGIAIMAVREGLAFETEITSDCAPLAAPVLKLLEAGVAVHCLRDLTRGGLAAALVEIAQTAGLHIQLDEAAIPVRPEVQSACELLGIDPLYVANEGRFVAFVPEAEAERALSILQTEPVSADARVIGHVTADGPAGLVTLRTAIGTTRVLDLLSGEQLPRIC, from the coding sequence ATGAGCGACGGGAACGGCTTCACTCCGGTCTGTCCGCTCCCCATCCAGGAGTATCCGCATGTGCTGCTGGCGCACGGGGGTGGCGGCCGCCTGATGCACCAGCTCATCGACGCCATTGCAAGCACGTTTGCCAGCGCGGAGCTGGCCCGCCGCCACGACGGGGCCGCGCTGCGCATCGGCGACATGCGGCTGGCCTTCACGACCGATGCCTTTGTGGTCCAACCGCTGTTCTTCCCCGGCGGTGACATCGGCAAACTGGCCGTCTGCGGCACGGTGAACGATCTGGCCATGTGCGGCGCCCGTCCGCTGTACCTGAGCGTCAGCTTCATCCTCGAAGAAGGGCTGTCCATGGAAACGCTCGGGCGCGTGGTGGCCTCGATGCAGGCGGCCGCCCACGAGGCCGGCGTCGAGATCGTCACCGGCGACACGAAGGTAGTCGATCGCGGCAAGGGCGACGGCATCTTCATCAGCACGGCCGGCATCGGGGTGATCGAACACGATCGCCCGATCGGTCCCGAGGCCGTGCGGCCGGGCGATGCGGTGCTGCTCAGCGGCGACATCGGCCGCCACGGTATCGCCATCATGGCCGTACGCGAAGGCCTGGCCTTCGAGACCGAGATCACAAGCGACTGCGCACCGCTGGCCGCGCCCGTGCTGAAGCTGCTGGAAGCCGGCGTCGCGGTGCACTGCCTGCGCGACCTGACGCGGGGTGGCCTGGCCGCGGCTCTGGTGGAAATCGCTCAGACGGCCGGGCTGCACATCCAGCTCGACGAAGCGGCCATTCCCGTGCGCCCGGAGGTGCAGAGCGCCTGCGAGCTGCTGGGAATCGACCCGCTCTACGTAGCCAACGAAGGGCGCTTTGTGGCCTTCGTGCCCGAAGCCGAGGCGGAACGGGCCCTGTCGATTCTGCAGACGGAACCGGTCAGCGCCGATGCCCGCGTGATCGGCCACGTGACGGCCGACGGTCCGGCCGGACTGGTCACGCTCCGTACGGCCATCGGCACCACACGCGTGCTCGACCTCCTCAGCGGCGAACAACTGCCCCGGATCTGTTGA
- the hypF gene encoding carbamoyltransferase HypF, whose amino-acid sequence MRTATEHLTRWRLHVEGAVQGVGFRPFVYRLAHELGLNGEVRNDPAGVTIEIEGDPERLACFRERLEQQPPPAARIRRITCTELPPCGYRTFTIAASRPEGERQVFLLPDLATCPDCLRELFDPNDRRYRYPFINCTNCGPRFTIIERLPYDRPNTTMRHFRMCARCRAEYEDPLNRRFHAQPNACPDCGPHLALWDRKGNVLAERDEALRRAAEAICEGRIVAVKGLGGFHLIVDARNEAAVRVLRLRKGREAKPFALMYPSLAAVRAHACVSEAEAALLTSPAAPIVLLRRTAAGREALAPSVAPGNPYLGIMLPYTPLHHLLLTELGFPVVATSGNRSEEPICIDEREALVRLRDLADLFLVHNRPIARYCDDSVVRFIDGHPVFLRRARGYAPLPVELADDWPAHPEQVLAVGGHLKNTVALASGRTVWISQHIGDLETAEARAAFVRVIDDFTRLYERTPDAVACDAHPDYASTHHAHRLGRPVAPVQHHLAHVWACMAEHGLRPPVLGFGWDGTGYGPDGAVWGGECFLVTAERAVRIAHLRPFRLPGGEAAVREPRRTALGLLHAWKGEAALMHLPSGAFTETEARLLLQMVTRGLNAPWTTSIGRLFDAVAALLGLCLRNRFEGEAAMLLEFAAEEAEASGPPYPLALQEQDGRLVLDWAPLLEALEADRVQGLSPMVIARRFHEGLATAIVTIARRIGCPTVVLSGGCFQNRLLTETSLRLLRAAGFRPYIHRQVPPGDGGLALGQVAALRWGLTMPALVNHSC is encoded by the coding sequence ATGCGCACCGCAACCGAACACCTGACGCGCTGGCGCCTGCACGTCGAGGGTGCCGTGCAGGGTGTCGGCTTCCGGCCGTTCGTTTACCGGCTGGCCCACGAGCTGGGCCTGAACGGTGAGGTGCGCAACGATCCTGCCGGCGTGACCATAGAGATCGAGGGCGATCCGGAGCGCCTGGCCTGCTTCCGGGAACGTCTGGAGCAACAACCTCCGCCGGCCGCCCGCATCCGACGCATCACCTGCACGGAACTGCCGCCCTGCGGCTACCGCACCTTCACCATCGCCGCCAGTCGCCCTGAAGGCGAGCGTCAGGTGTTTCTACTGCCGGATCTGGCCACCTGTCCCGATTGCCTGCGCGAGCTGTTCGACCCGAACGACCGCCGCTATCGCTACCCGTTCATCAACTGCACCAACTGCGGCCCGCGCTTTACGATCATCGAGCGACTTCCCTACGACCGCCCCAATACCACGATGCGGCACTTCCGGATGTGCGCGCGCTGCCGGGCCGAATACGAGGATCCGCTGAACCGACGTTTCCACGCACAGCCAAACGCCTGTCCCGACTGCGGTCCGCATCTGGCACTCTGGGATCGAAAAGGCAACGTGCTGGCCGAGCGGGACGAGGCGCTGCGCCGGGCGGCCGAGGCAATCTGCGAGGGACGGATCGTAGCGGTTAAAGGACTGGGCGGCTTTCATCTGATCGTCGATGCCCGCAACGAGGCGGCTGTTCGGGTGCTCCGGTTGCGCAAGGGACGCGAAGCCAAGCCGTTCGCCCTGATGTATCCGTCGCTGGCGGCGGTCCGGGCGCACGCCTGCGTCTCGGAGGCCGAAGCGGCCCTGCTGACGTCACCCGCGGCGCCCATCGTGTTGCTGCGCCGCACCGCAGCGGGTCGGGAGGCGCTGGCCCCGTCGGTGGCGCCCGGCAATCCGTATCTGGGCATCATGCTGCCCTACACGCCGCTGCACCATCTGCTGCTGACCGAACTGGGCTTTCCGGTGGTGGCCACCAGCGGCAACCGCTCGGAGGAACCCATCTGCATCGACGAGCGCGAAGCGCTGGTGCGGCTGCGCGACCTGGCCGATCTGTTTCTGGTGCACAACCGGCCGATCGCCCGCTACTGCGACGACTCGGTGGTGCGCTTCATCGACGGCCACCCGGTCTTCCTGCGACGTGCCCGCGGCTATGCGCCCCTGCCGGTGGAGCTGGCCGACGACTGGCCCGCCCATCCCGAGCAGGTGCTGGCCGTGGGCGGCCATCTGAAAAACACGGTGGCACTGGCTTCGGGCCGGACGGTCTGGATCAGCCAGCACATCGGCGACCTGGAGACGGCCGAAGCCCGCGCGGCCTTCGTGCGCGTGATCGACGACTTCACGCGCCTGTACGAGCGCACGCCCGACGCGGTAGCCTGCGACGCCCACCCCGACTACGCCTCCACGCACCATGCACACCGGCTGGGTCGGCCGGTCGCGCCGGTGCAACACCACCTGGCGCACGTATGGGCCTGCATGGCCGAGCACGGGCTACGACCGCCCGTGCTCGGCTTCGGCTGGGACGGCACGGGCTACGGCCCCGACGGCGCGGTGTGGGGCGGCGAATGCTTTCTGGTGACGGCGGAACGCGCCGTGCGGATCGCGCACCTGCGGCCGTTTCGGCTGCCGGGTGGCGAGGCGGCCGTGCGCGAGCCCCGACGGACGGCGCTGGGCCTGCTCCACGCCTGGAAGGGCGAGGCGGCGCTCATGCACCTGCCGTCCGGCGCTTTTACCGAAACCGAAGCCCGGCTCCTGCTGCAGATGGTGACGCGCGGCCTGAACGCGCCCTGGACCACCAGTATCGGACGGCTCTTCGACGCGGTAGCCGCCCTGCTCGGCCTGTGCCTGCGCAATCGGTTCGAGGGCGAGGCGGCCATGCTGCTGGAGTTTGCCGCCGAGGAAGCCGAGGCGTCCGGCCCGCCCTATCCGCTGGCGCTTCAGGAGCAGGACGGCCGGCTGGTGCTCGACTGGGCTCCGCTGCTCGAAGCGCTCGAGGCCGACCGCGTGCAGGGACTCTCTCCGATGGTCATTGCGCGGCGCTTCCACGAAGGACTGGCGACCGCCATCGTAACGATAGCCCGGCGTATCGGCTGCCCGACCGTCGTGCTCAGCGGCGGCTGCTTCCAGAACCGCCTGCTCACCGAAACGTCGCTCCGGCTACTTCGTGCGGCCGGATTTCGCCCGTATATTCACCGACAGGTGCCCCCCGGCGACGGTGGCCTGGCGCTGGGACAGGTGGCCGCGCTCCGCTGGGGCCTGACCATGCCCGCTCTCGTCAACCATTCATGCTGA
- a CDS encoding hydrogenase maturation protease, whose translation MKVVIGLGNALRGDDAAGPATVEQLRPRLNGTVRLLTLNDPLHLPDCWEGADLAIVCDAVCSGATPGTLHRFEAHAAPLPASVRPALSSHGIGLAEVVELARRLGRLPRRLVIFGIEGRCFEPGTPLSPEVAAAVPRAAEAILQELRDA comes from the coding sequence AAGGTGGTGATCGGGCTGGGCAACGCGCTGCGCGGGGACGACGCGGCGGGACCGGCGACGGTGGAACAGCTCCGGCCCCGCCTGAACGGCACGGTGCGACTGCTTACGCTGAACGATCCGCTGCATCTGCCCGACTGCTGGGAAGGGGCCGACCTGGCCATCGTGTGCGACGCCGTCTGCTCGGGCGCGACGCCGGGCACGCTGCACCGGTTCGAAGCGCATGCGGCTCCCTTGCCCGCTTCGGTCCGCCCGGCCCTGTCGTCGCACGGGATCGGGCTGGCCGAGGTCGTCGAACTGGCCCGGCGGCTCGGTCGGCTGCCCCGCCGCCTGGTCATTTTCGGAATCGAAGGCCGCTGCTTCGAGCCCGGCACCCCGCTTTCGCCCGAAGTGGCGGCGGCCGTACCGCGCGCCGCCGAAGCCATTCTGCAGGAGCTGCGCGATGCATGA
- a CDS encoding TonB-dependent receptor → MGTVARWLLPVVLVGLFAETLMAQTIRGRVVDRDTGQPLPGAHVVVLHTDPLRGTTTDGEGWFVLSGLAPGRYDLRVSFLGYEPVVLSGVLVSSGRETVLEVALKEQVITGSAVVVTPSVEPVRPLNDFALLSARSFSVEETRRYAGGLDDPARMAAVFAGIASGAGIQDNALIVRGNAPKGVQWRLEGVEIPNPNHFADQAVLGGGGLTLFSSQLLADSDVLTGAFPAEYGNVLAGVFDMRFRRGNAARRSYAFQLGLIGIDLSSEGPFVQGRASSYLFNYRYSTLALLLPVLPTDDVARFQDLSFKLSFPLGRRGWLDVWGIGGLDRQTFTPEADTADWKYRRDRVQGRLALDIGATGLSLRQLLGDRTLWHTTLALTLHRTHLDERLKGWDGVLRDDLTVRSTEDRLIVRSYIQHKFGARHTAQVGVVAQWPGYDLHLRAAPHEGQPLETIASGTGRSQLLQAYAQSLLRPSARLTVNVGLHLMHVALTRHTLLEPRMGVRWTVADGHVLHAGYGLHSQIEPLRIYFVTRTEAGQQVQPNRRLGPARAHHLVAGYERHLSTHTRLRLEGYVQELFEVPVVPGSPISTLNLEQDWAFQETLVNEGAGRNTGIELTLERFFSQGTYYLITASLFRSRYRGGDGRWRPTRWDRGYTINALWGREWTLGRNLLGLNLRGSLLGGRRWSPVDPIASAQQQDVVEDLRRAFAEREPDLWLVDLTITYRRNHRRHAEVWALQIKNLLGARETYRAYNMRTGRVEAVREGFPLPVLSVKLMF, encoded by the coding sequence ATGGGTACCGTTGCTCGATGGTTGTTGCCGGTTGTGCTGGTGGGTCTTTTTGCGGAAACGCTAATGGCCCAGACCATTCGCGGGCGCGTCGTGGATCGCGATACGGGGCAACCGCTACCCGGCGCACACGTGGTGGTACTGCATACCGATCCGTTGCGGGGCACTACTACCGATGGCGAAGGGTGGTTTGTGCTGAGCGGCCTGGCACCGGGCCGCTACGATCTGCGCGTCAGCTTTCTGGGGTACGAGCCGGTGGTTCTGTCAGGCGTGCTGGTGTCGTCCGGACGGGAAACCGTGCTGGAGGTCGCGCTCAAAGAACAGGTGATCACCGGGTCGGCCGTAGTGGTAACGCCTTCGGTCGAGCCGGTGCGCCCGCTCAACGATTTTGCCTTACTGAGCGCCCGTTCTTTTTCCGTGGAAGAAACCCGACGCTATGCAGGGGGGCTGGACGATCCGGCGCGCATGGCCGCCGTCTTTGCGGGTATTGCCAGCGGCGCCGGCATTCAGGATAATGCCCTGATCGTGCGGGGCAACGCGCCAAAAGGAGTGCAATGGCGACTGGAAGGCGTCGAGATTCCAAACCCCAACCATTTCGCCGATCAGGCCGTGCTGGGCGGGGGTGGACTGACGCTTTTCAGCAGTCAGTTGCTGGCCGATAGCGATGTGCTGACCGGCGCCTTCCCGGCCGAGTACGGCAATGTGCTGGCCGGTGTCTTCGACATGCGCTTTCGACGAGGCAACGCCGCCCGGCGCTCCTATGCGTTCCAGCTCGGGCTGATCGGGATTGATCTGTCGTCTGAAGGCCCGTTCGTGCAGGGGCGGGCGTCCAGCTACCTGTTCAATTACCGCTATTCGACGCTGGCCCTGCTGTTACCAGTGCTTCCCACCGACGACGTGGCGCGTTTTCAGGATCTCTCGTTCAAACTCAGTTTCCCGCTGGGACGCCGTGGATGGCTGGACGTGTGGGGCATTGGCGGACTGGACCGACAGACCTTCACGCCAGAGGCGGATACGGCCGACTGGAAATACCGTCGGGATCGCGTACAGGGACGTCTGGCCCTCGACATCGGAGCGACGGGCCTGTCTCTCCGACAACTTCTGGGGGATCGAACCCTCTGGCACACCACCTTGGCCCTGACGCTGCACCGCACGCACCTCGACGAGCGGTTGAAGGGATGGGATGGCGTGCTCCGCGACGATCTTACGGTGCGAAGCACCGAAGATCGGCTGATCGTGCGCTCGTACATCCAGCACAAGTTTGGCGCCCGGCATACGGCGCAGGTGGGTGTGGTGGCACAATGGCCGGGCTACGATCTGCACCTTCGCGCGGCACCGCACGAAGGGCAACCGCTTGAAACGATCGCGTCAGGCACCGGGCGCAGCCAGCTTTTGCAGGCCTATGCACAATCGCTGCTCCGGCCCTCCGCCCGGCTGACGGTGAATGTCGGACTGCACCTGATGCACGTGGCGCTTACGCGTCATACCCTGCTGGAGCCCCGGATGGGCGTGCGATGGACGGTAGCCGACGGACATGTGCTTCATGCCGGCTACGGTCTCCACAGCCAGATTGAGCCCCTCCGCATTTACTTTGTGACCCGCACCGAGGCCGGGCAACAGGTACAGCCCAATCGGCGACTGGGACCGGCCCGGGCGCATCATCTGGTGGCCGGCTACGAGCGGCATCTGAGCACGCATACACGGCTTCGCCTGGAGGGCTACGTGCAGGAGCTTTTCGAGGTGCCGGTTGTGCCCGGCTCGCCGATCTCCACGCTCAATCTGGAGCAGGACTGGGCGTTTCAGGAAACGCTGGTCAACGAGGGGGCCGGCCGTAATACGGGAATCGAACTGACACTGGAGCGCTTTTTCTCGCAGGGGACCTACTACCTGATTACAGCGTCGCTTTTCCGCTCCCGTTATCGTGGGGGAGATGGACGCTGGCGCCCTACGCGCTGGGATCGGGGCTACACGATCAATGCGCTCTGGGGGCGTGAGTGGACGCTCGGACGCAACCTGCTGGGACTGAACCTTCGTGGAAGCCTGCTGGGCGGCCGTCGCTGGAGCCCGGTCGATCCGATCGCCTCTGCGCAGCAACAGGACGTCGTCGAAGACCTCCGACGTGCGTTCGCAGAACGCGAACCCGACCTGTGGTTGGTCGATCTGACGATCACCTACCGGCGCAATCATCGCCGGCACGCCGAAGTCTGGGCGCTTCAGATCAAAAACCTGCTGGGCGCTCGGGAAACCTACCGGGCTTACAATATGCGCACCGGTCGCGTCGAGGCGGTTCGCGAAGGTTTTCCGCTCCCGGTGCTGAGCGTCAAACTGATGTTTTAA